From Mycolicibacterium cosmeticum, a single genomic window includes:
- a CDS encoding purine-cytosine permease family protein — MSLKSYFQGPATSLDEQVESYATTRVPDDQRWRRPAVLLVLSGNITAMFWFALGGQIGFLVGWPMFLIPVGYMVIGATIIGALVMRIASQEGLSLTLLSRGLGFGAKGSAIASIVYAVNYVFYFVFEGSIVSHGLSHLLGIPIDSGQATVVFAVIAAAALYFSWRGMHSMNLLQRFGLPIFLILFVIGMVMLANGYVLVGPGEWAAQGGLTATSMWQAMSLANGQVVFQALIATDYGRFVKRSVGYAGTAGLMFVELAMIVVVMLFGVLLGFTMLGHFEGTDAQRQLSATDPGLIFAVVMGVLGVVFAVITQVRINVMNLYSGSLALSNAWDALSSRRVGRQWWMVALCVAGIACYPVNILQYTGEFLAVTGIMTNTWIFILLSDYYVCRKLLNLAPSRDIEYRDGLVKDWNVCGMVALGSSLLVGALGVAGFYPMYLASFAAMLLGPVIYIPLTTATRGRQYGIRLEPNGEPREQERAQIVDGV, encoded by the coding sequence CCCTCAAGAGTTATTTCCAGGGCCCTGCGACGAGTCTGGACGAGCAGGTCGAGAGTTATGCGACCACGCGCGTGCCCGACGATCAACGGTGGCGACGACCCGCCGTGCTGCTTGTCCTGAGCGGCAACATCACGGCGATGTTCTGGTTCGCCCTGGGTGGCCAGATCGGCTTCCTGGTGGGTTGGCCGATGTTCCTGATCCCGGTGGGGTACATGGTGATCGGCGCGACGATCATCGGCGCGCTGGTGATGCGCATCGCCAGCCAGGAGGGCCTGTCGCTCACCTTGTTGTCGCGGGGCCTCGGCTTCGGCGCCAAGGGCTCGGCGATCGCGTCCATCGTGTATGCCGTCAACTACGTCTTCTACTTCGTGTTCGAGGGCAGCATCGTGTCACACGGACTGAGTCACCTCCTGGGCATCCCGATCGACTCGGGCCAGGCGACGGTCGTCTTCGCCGTGATCGCCGCAGCGGCTCTGTATTTCTCCTGGCGTGGAATGCATTCCATGAATCTGCTGCAACGCTTCGGGCTGCCGATCTTCCTGATCCTGTTCGTCATCGGCATGGTGATGCTGGCGAACGGCTACGTGCTGGTGGGCCCGGGGGAGTGGGCGGCGCAAGGCGGGCTGACCGCAACGTCGATGTGGCAGGCGATGAGCCTCGCCAACGGGCAGGTGGTCTTCCAGGCGTTGATCGCGACCGACTACGGCCGGTTCGTCAAGCGTTCGGTCGGTTATGCCGGAACTGCGGGCCTCATGTTCGTCGAGTTGGCGATGATCGTGGTCGTCATGTTGTTCGGTGTGCTACTCGGTTTCACCATGCTCGGGCACTTCGAGGGCACGGATGCGCAGCGCCAGCTCTCGGCAACCGATCCCGGCCTGATCTTCGCGGTTGTGATGGGAGTCTTGGGAGTCGTCTTCGCGGTTATCACCCAGGTACGCATCAACGTCATGAACCTCTATTCCGGCTCGTTGGCGTTGTCCAACGCCTGGGATGCGCTGTCGTCCAGACGAGTTGGCCGGCAATGGTGGATGGTGGCGTTGTGCGTCGCCGGCATCGCCTGCTACCCGGTGAACATCCTGCAGTACACCGGGGAGTTTCTTGCGGTCACCGGGATCATGACCAATACCTGGATCTTCATCCTGCTCAGTGACTACTACGTGTGCCGAAAGCTGCTCAACTTGGCTCCCTCCCGCGACATCGAGTACCGAGACGGTTTGGTCAAGGACTGGAACGTGTGCGGGATGGTGGCACTCGGATCAAGCCTGCTGGTCGGAGCGCTCGGTGTGGCGGGGTTTTACCCCATGTACCTGGCGTCGTTTGCCGCCATGCTGCTCGGCCCGGTGATCTACATTCCGCTGACGACCGCCACCAGGGGCCGCCAGTACGGGATACGGCTCGAGCCGAATGGCGAGCCGCGCGAGCAGGAGCGTGCGCAGATCGTCGACGGCGTCTAG